The following proteins come from a genomic window of Campylobacter coli 76339:
- a CDS encoding Putative amidotransferase (Type 1 glutamine amidotransferase-GATase1), protein MFIGITQRLICNESYYEERECLAKDWGELFNKDLFKNFIPLPFSYEIDFSRYKDLIKAVILSGGNDLNFLNPNAMSKKRDSYEIQVIETCLKEKIPLLGICRGAQIIAHYFNSCISPYENHVGNHEIFFLEEKFISNSFHNFAIAKLGDELEPLCFAKDKTIEAFKHKYENIFGIMWHIEREDGLNNVQILKEWLDLIKEEK, encoded by the coding sequence TTGTTTATAGGTATTACCCAAAGGCTTATTTGTAACGAAAGTTATTATGAAGAAAGAGAATGTTTGGCAAAAGATTGGGGAGAATTATTTAATAAAGATTTATTTAAAAATTTTATCCCCCTCCCGTTTAGTTATGAAATAGATTTTTCTCGCTATAAAGATCTTATAAAAGCTGTAATACTAAGTGGTGGAAATGATTTAAATTTTTTAAATCCTAATGCAATGTCTAAAAAAAGGGATTCTTATGAAATACAAGTCATAGAAACTTGTTTAAAAGAAAAAATTCCACTTTTAGGTATTTGTAGAGGCGCCCAAATAATAGCTCATTATTTTAATAGTTGTATAAGCCCCTATGAAAATCATGTAGGTAATCATGAAATATTTTTTTTAGAAGAAAAATTTATAAGTAATTCTTTTCACAATTTTGCAATTGCTAAACTAGGAGATGAACTTGAGCCCTTATGCTTTGCAAAAGATAAAACTATAGAAGCTTTTAAACATAAGTATGAAAATATTTTTGGTATAATGTGGCATATCGAAAGAGAAGATGGATTAAACAATGTTCAAATTTTAAAAGAATGGCTTGATTTGATTAAGGAAGAAAAATGA
- a CDS encoding Putative sugar nucleotidyltransferase codes for MKAIILAAGFGSRLMPLTKNQPKCMVEYKNKKIIDYEIQALKENNIDEICVVGGYLFDILKTYINQSYDLVTFYKNEDYDKTNMVQTLFCARDFLQKCIEDKQDLIISYADIVYFKNSIEKLKEAKEDFAVIVDKDWKELWEKRFENPLDDAETLKLKDGFIVELGKKAKTYDEIQGQYTGLFKFSYLFLKEVIKTYDSLDKNLTYDGKDFKNMYMTSFLQILIDKYKNAKAVEIRGNWCEIDFMSDLEINPIKNQ; via the coding sequence ATGAAAGCAATTATTTTAGCGGCAGGTTTTGGATCAAGACTAATGCCTTTAACAAAAAATCAACCAAAATGTATGGTTGAATATAAAAATAAAAAAATAATAGATTATGAAATTCAAGCCTTAAAAGAAAACAATATCGATGAAATATGTGTAGTAGGCGGATATTTATTTGATATTTTAAAGACTTATATAAATCAAAGTTATGATTTAGTAACATTTTATAAAAATGAAGACTATGATAAAACAAATATGGTGCAAACTTTGTTTTGCGCTAGAGATTTTTTACAAAAGTGTATCGAAGATAAGCAAGATTTAATTATCTCTTATGCTGATATAGTTTATTTTAAGAATAGCATAGAAAAATTAAAAGAGGCAAAAGAAGATTTTGCTGTTATTGTGGATAAAGATTGGAAAGAACTATGGGAAAAACGATTTGAAAATCCACTTGATGATGCTGAAACTTTAAAATTGAAAGATGGTTTTATTGTAGAGCTTGGCAAAAAAGCTAAAACTTATGATGAAATTCAAGGTCAATATACAGGCTTATTTAAGTTTTCTTATCTTTTTCTAAAGGAGGTTATAAAAACTTATGATAGCCTTGATAAGAATTTGACTTATGATGGAAAAGATTTTAAGAATATGTATATGACAAGTTTTTTGCAAATTTTAATTGACAAATACAAAAATGCAAAAGCTGTGGAAATCAGAGGTAATTGGTGTGAGATTGATTTTATGAGTGATTTGGAAATCAATCCTATAAAAAATCAATAG
- a CDS encoding Helicase PriA essential for oriC/DnaA-independent DNA replication: protein MRYYELAVFGLYLQNLTFHSKEEIPALREVVIDLKNKKNLRALVLKECQKPEFQTKEIKEITPFSLSHMQFELAKFISYYYASKLGFVLGLFSTYQTYTCSATKIENEPELSQKQEEALNFIKANLTSLLFADTGSGKTEIYICLIRQYLEQGKQVLLLMPEISLTPQMQKRLEVYFKDKFFLWHSKISKKKKQENLERFCKGEALLVAGARSALFLPFVNLGLIIVDEEHDNSYKASNQPYINARDLALFLGSKFDIKVLLGSATPSLTSFYKQKSFRLKGTFFESKKHFLYDENELGITPMLLGELKKSLENQKQAIIFLPTRANFRQIVCKDCGQTIKCPFCSIAMSLHKKRNVLKCHYCNYTSLIEQNCPSCQGAMLEARKMGTAELQELLQEALPLARIAKFDSDEITSIRKLNAVLKDFNENKIDILIGTSMLAKGHDYHSVDLSVILGLDEYLFRPNFKASEETLALAMQVAGRAGRKGEGRVLLQTKNRNFFERYIEDYDSFLQDELENRKDLYPPFKRLLRIVIEDKEQKQAQNLCQKLVDQISGTLKVEIIGYGACSIEMLKGQYRFYILLRSDFYKVLIKIQEYALNFKNVSVDIDPIDFL, encoded by the coding sequence ATGAGATATTATGAATTAGCAGTTTTTGGACTTTATTTACAAAATTTAACCTTTCATAGCAAGGAAGAAATTCCAGCTTTAAGAGAGGTTGTTATTGATTTAAAAAATAAAAAAAATCTTAGAGCTTTAGTATTAAAAGAATGCCAAAAGCCTGAATTTCAAACAAAAGAAATTAAAGAAATCACACCTTTTTCATTAAGCCATATGCAGTTTGAATTGGCGAAATTTATTTCGTATTATTATGCTTCAAAACTTGGTTTTGTGTTAGGACTTTTTTCTACTTATCAAACCTATACTTGTAGTGCGACTAAAATAGAAAATGAACCTGAATTAAGCCAAAAGCAAGAAGAAGCTTTGAATTTTATAAAAGCCAATCTCACTTCTTTGCTTTTTGCAGATACAGGTAGTGGGAAAACTGAAATTTATATTTGTTTAATAAGACAATATTTAGAACAAGGAAAACAGGTTTTACTTTTAATGCCAGAAATTTCTCTTACCCCGCAGATGCAAAAGCGCTTAGAGGTGTATTTTAAAGATAAATTTTTTCTATGGCATTCTAAAATTTCAAAGAAAAAAAAGCAAGAAAATTTAGAGCGTTTTTGCAAGGGTGAAGCGCTTTTAGTTGCAGGAGCAAGATCGGCTTTATTTTTGCCTTTTGTAAATTTAGGACTTATCATAGTGGATGAAGAGCATGATAATTCTTACAAAGCATCTAATCAACCTTATATTAATGCTAGAGATTTAGCGCTTTTTTTAGGTTCAAAATTTGATATCAAAGTGCTTTTGGGTTCAGCTACTCCTTCTTTAACGAGTTTTTATAAGCAAAAGAGTTTTAGGCTTAAGGGTACTTTTTTTGAAAGCAAAAAACATTTTTTATATGATGAAAATGAACTAGGTATAACTCCTATGCTTTTAGGTGAGTTGAAAAAAAGCTTGGAAAATCAAAAGCAAGCTATCATTTTCTTACCTACTAGGGCTAATTTTAGACAAATTGTATGTAAAGATTGTGGGCAAACTATAAAATGTCCTTTTTGTTCTATTGCTATGAGTTTGCATAAAAAAAGAAATGTTTTAAAGTGCCATTATTGTAATTATACTTCTTTAATAGAGCAAAATTGTCCTAGCTGTCAAGGTGCAATGCTAGAGGCTAGGAAGATGGGCACGGCAGAATTACAAGAGCTTTTACAAGAAGCTTTACCTCTAGCAAGGATAGCCAAATTTGACAGCGATGAGATTACAAGCATTCGAAAGCTTAATGCTGTTTTGAAAGATTTTAATGAAAATAAGATCGATATACTTATAGGAACTTCTATGCTTGCTAAAGGACATGATTATCATAGTGTGGATTTGAGTGTTATTTTAGGGCTTGATGAGTATCTATTTCGACCTAATTTTAAGGCAAGTGAAGAAACTTTAGCTTTGGCTATGCAAGTAGCAGGAAGAGCAGGGCGCAAAGGTGAGGGAAGGGTACTTTTGCAAACTAAAAATAGGAATTTCTTTGAAAGATATATAGAGGATTATGATAGCTTTTTACAAGATGAATTAGAAAACAGAAAAGATCTTTATCCTCCTTTTAAGCGCCTTTTGAGAATTGTCATCGAAGATAAAGAGCAAAAGCAGGCTCAAAATTTATGTCAGAAATTAGTTGATCAGATCAGCGGCACTTTAAAAGTTGAAATCATAGGATATGGAGCTTGTAGTATAGAAATGCTAAAAGGACAATATCGTTTTTATATATTGCTTCGTAGTGATTTTTATAAAGTCTTAATTAAGATACAAGAATATGCTTTAAATTTTAAAAATGTTAGCGTAGATATAGATCCTATTGATTTTTTATAG
- a CDS encoding Putative periplasmic protein, whose protein sequence is MKKAFTLLELVFVILILGILASLSFSFANQNKNDAKLLKLKIDYEMLNSALALMRTQAELKQINAFSPNLDEAKTNTQKEKLFYCQTSQNCTYSLLHTPIYSSFNAWVKIAPNRYRFFLNAKEWVDFFYNANFAILECLGEKYCKELL, encoded by the coding sequence ATGAAAAAGGCTTTTACTCTTTTAGAGCTTGTTTTTGTGATATTGATTTTGGGGATATTAGCAAGTTTAAGCTTCTCTTTTGCCAATCAAAATAAAAATGATGCAAAATTGTTAAAATTAAAAATAGATTATGAAATGCTAAATTCGGCTTTAGCTCTTATGCGTACTCAAGCTGAACTCAAACAAATCAATGCTTTTTCTCCTAATCTTGATGAAGCAAAAACTAACACTCAAAAAGAAAAGTTATTTTACTGTCAGACTAGCCAAAACTGTACTTATTCTTTACTTCATACACCTATTTATTCTAGTTTTAATGCTTGGGTGAAAATAGCACCCAACCGATATAGATTTTTTTTAAATGCAAAAGAATGGGTTGATTTTTTTTATAATGCCAATTTTGCTATTTTAGAATGTCTTGGTGAAAAATATTGTAAAGAATTGTTATGA
- a CDS encoding Excinuclease ABC subunit B has product MLELTSDFKPSPDQKQAIQGIVKSIKKGNKYQTLLGVTGSGKTFTMANVIKELNMPTLIMSHNKSLCAQLYSEFKGFFSNNHVEYFISYYDYYQPEAYIPRTDVFIEKDSSTNEDLERLRLSATASLLSYEDVVCIASVSANYGLGNPNEYIGMVLIFELGMQISQKELLKKLVDMGYKRNDNFFDRADFRVQGDTIDIYPAYYEDEVVRLEFFGDELDAMYHYNVLENKKGKDLKRFILYPTSQFSVGETRLKQAIKDIKIELNERLAQFEHENKLVEHQRLKQRVEFDLEMLTSTGMCKGVENYARHLTGLKEGDTPYTLFDYFAIKNRKFLVIVDESHVSLPQFRGMFAGDRSRKQTLVDYGFRLPSALDNRPLMFDEFIHKNCQFLFVSATPAPLELELSKENIFHQIMRPTGLLDPLIELKDSDNQVEILFDEVKKVIQRNERVLVTVLTKKLAEELTRYYLELGIKVKYMHSDIDAIERNEIIRGLRSGAFDMLIGINLLREGLDLPEVSLIAIMDADKEGFLRSTTSLIQTMGRAARNVNGKVLLFCKKITKSMQEAMDTTNERRKLQEAYNQKHNITPTSVKRHIEESLKNEEDLGEIYRKGKKLEKMPANERAKIVKELRKQMLEAAKALEFEKAAALRDEINKLKDL; this is encoded by the coding sequence ATGTTAGAACTTACAAGCGATTTTAAACCAAGTCCTGATCAAAAACAAGCAATACAAGGCATAGTAAAAAGCATAAAAAAAGGTAATAAATATCAAACCCTGCTTGGCGTAACAGGAAGTGGAAAGACTTTTACCATGGCAAATGTCATAAAAGAACTCAATATGCCAACTCTTATCATGAGCCACAATAAAAGCCTTTGCGCACAACTTTATAGTGAATTCAAAGGTTTTTTTTCTAACAATCATGTGGAATATTTTATTTCTTATTATGATTATTATCAACCTGAGGCTTATATACCACGCACCGATGTTTTTATAGAAAAAGACAGTTCTACAAATGAAGATCTAGAGCGCTTAAGACTTAGTGCAACCGCTTCGCTTTTAAGCTATGAAGATGTGGTTTGCATCGCTAGTGTTTCAGCTAATTATGGACTTGGAAATCCAAATGAATACATTGGAATGGTGTTAATCTTTGAACTAGGCATGCAAATTTCACAAAAAGAACTTTTGAAAAAACTTGTAGATATGGGCTACAAAAGAAATGATAATTTCTTTGATCGTGCAGATTTTCGCGTACAAGGTGATACTATAGATATTTATCCTGCTTATTATGAAGATGAAGTAGTAAGGCTTGAATTTTTCGGCGATGAACTGGATGCAATGTATCATTATAATGTTTTAGAAAACAAAAAAGGCAAAGATTTAAAACGCTTTATACTTTATCCTACAAGCCAATTTAGTGTAGGAGAAACTAGACTAAAGCAAGCCATTAAAGATATAAAAATAGAACTTAATGAGCGTTTGGCGCAATTTGAACATGAAAACAAGCTTGTAGAACATCAACGCCTTAAACAGCGTGTTGAATTTGATCTTGAAATGCTTACAAGCACAGGGATGTGCAAAGGGGTTGAAAACTATGCTAGACATTTAACAGGATTAAAAGAAGGAGATACGCCTTATACACTTTTTGATTATTTTGCTATAAAAAATAGAAAATTTCTTGTTATTGTGGATGAAAGCCATGTTTCTTTACCACAATTTCGCGGCATGTTTGCAGGAGATAGAAGCAGGAAGCAAACTTTAGTGGATTATGGTTTTCGTCTTCCATCAGCTCTTGACAACCGCCCTTTAATGTTTGATGAATTTATCCACAAAAATTGTCAGTTTCTTTTTGTTTCAGCCACTCCCGCCCCACTTGAACTTGAACTTAGCAAAGAAAATATCTTTCATCAAATCATGCGCCCAACGGGACTACTTGATCCTTTGATAGAACTTAAAGATAGCGATAATCAGGTTGAAATTTTATTTGATGAAGTCAAAAAAGTTATACAAAGAAACGAACGCGTTTTGGTTACTGTACTGACTAAAAAACTAGCTGAAGAGCTTACAAGATATTATTTAGAGCTTGGTATTAAAGTAAAATACATGCATTCAGATATCGATGCAATAGAGCGCAATGAAATCATAAGAGGCTTAAGAAGTGGTGCTTTTGATATGTTAATAGGTATAAATTTACTTAGAGAAGGACTTGATCTACCTGAGGTTTCGCTTATTGCTATCATGGATGCAGATAAGGAAGGTTTTTTAAGAAGCACTACAAGTTTAATCCAAACCATGGGAAGAGCTGCTAGAAATGTCAATGGTAAGGTTTTACTCTTTTGTAAAAAGATTACAAAATCTATGCAAGAAGCTATGGATACCACAAATGAGCGTCGTAAGCTTCAAGAAGCTTACAATCAAAAACATAACATCACTCCAACTTCAGTCAAGCGACACATCGAAGAAAGCTTAAAAAATGAAGAAGATTTAGGAGAAATTTATCGCAAAGGTAAAAAACTTGAAAAAATGCCTGCCAATGAAAGAGCTAAAATCGTAAAAGAGCTTCGTAAACAAATGCTTGAGGCTGCTAAAGCACTCGAATTTGAAAAAGCAGCAGCTTTAAGAGATGAAATCAATAAATTAAAAGATTTATAG
- a CDS encoding C4-dicarboxylate transporter DcuB, with protein MDFLTSLDESVQFLIQIVIVLICLFYGAKKGGIALGLLGGIGILMLVFAFHIKPGKPAIDVMLTILAVVVASATLQASGGLDVMLQIAERILRRNPKFLTILAPFVTCFLTILCGTGHVVYTIMPIIYDIAIKNGIRPERPMAAASISSQMGIIASPVSVAVVSLTALLLNADHKLAGFDGYINLLQITIPSTLFGVLCIGIFSWFRGKDLDKDEVFQEKLKDPEFKKYVYGDSKTLLGVQLPKSNWIAMWIFLGAIALVALLGIFDSLRPNWGQVIKNGVPQVDALGNPKMDVLSMVSVIQMFMLLAGSLIIIFTKTDAKKIGSNEIFKSGMIALVAVFGISWMADTMFAVHTPMMKQALGDVVVEHPWTYAIMLLLISKFVNSQAAAIAAFVPLALGIGVEPGVIVAFAAACYGYYILPTYPSDLATIQFDRSGTTHIGKFVINHSFIIPGLIGVFSSCVAGYFLALAAGYL; from the coding sequence ATGGACTTTTTAACTAGTCTAGACGAGAGTGTTCAGTTTTTGATACAAATCGTCATAGTTTTAATTTGTCTTTTTTACGGTGCGAAAAAAGGTGGTATAGCCCTTGGCTTACTTGGAGGTATAGGTATTTTAATGCTTGTTTTTGCTTTTCATATAAAGCCTGGAAAGCCTGCTATAGATGTAATGCTTACTATCTTAGCTGTGGTTGTTGCAAGTGCAACTTTACAAGCAAGTGGCGGTCTTGATGTAATGCTTCAAATAGCTGAAAGAATTTTAAGACGCAATCCTAAATTCTTGACTATTTTAGCTCCTTTTGTAACTTGCTTTTTAACTATACTGTGCGGAACAGGACATGTGGTTTATACTATCATGCCTATTATTTACGATATAGCGATTAAAAATGGAATTCGTCCAGAACGCCCTATGGCAGCAGCTTCTATATCTTCACAAATGGGTATTATTGCAAGTCCTGTTTCTGTTGCAGTTGTAAGCTTAACAGCTTTGCTTTTAAATGCAGATCATAAACTAGCAGGTTTTGATGGTTATATTAATCTTCTTCAAATTACTATACCTAGTACATTATTTGGCGTATTGTGTATAGGAATTTTTTCTTGGTTTAGAGGAAAAGATTTGGATAAAGATGAAGTTTTCCAAGAAAAACTTAAAGATCCTGAATTTAAAAAATATGTTTATGGTGATTCTAAAACACTTTTAGGTGTTCAACTTCCAAAAAGCAACTGGATCGCAATGTGGATTTTCTTAGGAGCTATTGCTTTAGTGGCTTTATTGGGTATATTTGATTCTTTACGCCCAAATTGGGGACAAGTTATAAAAAATGGTGTTCCTCAAGTAGATGCTTTAGGTAATCCTAAAATGGATGTTTTATCTATGGTTTCAGTGATTCAAATGTTCATGCTTTTAGCGGGTTCTTTGATTATTATCTTTACTAAAACAGATGCGAAAAAAATCGGTTCAAACGAGATTTTTAAATCAGGTATGATAGCTCTTGTTGCAGTTTTTGGAATTTCTTGGATGGCTGATACTATGTTTGCTGTTCATACTCCTATGATGAAACAAGCTCTTGGAGATGTGGTTGTAGAACATCCTTGGACTTATGCAATCATGCTTTTACTTATTTCAAAATTTGTAAACTCTCAAGCAGCAGCTATTGCAGCTTTTGTTCCTTTAGCTTTAGGAATAGGTGTTGAACCAGGTGTTATCGTGGCTTTTGCGGCAGCTTGCTATGGATATTATATTTTACCAACTTATCCAAGCGACTTAGCTACTATCCAATTTGATAGATCAGGTACAACTCATATAGGAAAATTTGTTATCAACCATAGTTTTATCATACCAGGTCTTATAGGTGTGTTCAGCTCTTGTGTTGCGGGATATTTCTTAGCTCTAGCAGCAGGATATCTTTAA
- a CDS encoding RNA polymerase sigma-54 factor RpoN encodes MLRQKTTQAPKTKISQTLRSWLPILQANIEDLKENLDKFAEENPFLSVQEPIQTQEHNKNYFDSFYKRNVNSAFVDNKGLATKSVYELLSEQIIPPLFPTSKSQELAGKIIECLNHEGYFEYDEEILKDYDINEIERIRARFKFLDPVGVGAKDYKEAFLFALENIELDAELYDFCKMLIQDFENIQNYTKESLYKEALAIFKRFSIPPFLEYFEDSRVIIPDIFVYRENNEIKVKINDDYYPEISIETDGLTHEYLNHYIKEAKNLVDALTMRKATLYKIGLMIVEYQYDFFMGKDIKPMTFKDLALDLERNASTISRAVANKYLSCDRGLIPLRDFFAFALDEEGETSNVGVKDFVANLVKNENRLKPLSDSKILELIKKEFKVDIGRRTITKYRQHLNIPSSTDRKKLYELEG; translated from the coding sequence ATGTTAAGGCAAAAGACTACCCAAGCTCCTAAAACCAAGATTTCTCAAACTTTGCGCTCATGGTTGCCTATATTGCAAGCAAATATAGAAGATCTAAAAGAAAATTTGGATAAATTTGCTGAGGAAAACCCTTTTTTAAGTGTTCAAGAACCCATTCAAACTCAAGAGCATAATAAGAATTATTTTGATTCTTTTTATAAACGCAATGTAAATTCAGCATTTGTAGACAATAAAGGTCTTGCTACAAAAAGCGTATACGAGCTTTTGAGCGAGCAGATTATACCTCCTCTTTTTCCTACAAGCAAATCTCAAGAGCTTGCAGGTAAAATCATAGAATGCTTAAATCATGAGGGATATTTTGAATACGATGAAGAAATTTTAAAAGATTATGATATAAATGAAATAGAGCGCATAAGAGCAAGATTTAAATTTCTTGATCCTGTGGGAGTGGGAGCAAAAGATTATAAAGAAGCATTTTTATTTGCATTAGAAAATATAGAACTTGATGCAGAGCTTTATGATTTTTGCAAAATGCTTATTCAAGATTTTGAAAATATACAAAATTATACTAAAGAGTCTTTATATAAGGAAGCATTAGCGATTTTTAAGCGTTTTAGCATACCACCTTTTTTGGAGTATTTTGAAGATTCTCGCGTTATTATACCTGATATCTTTGTTTATAGGGAAAATAATGAAATCAAGGTAAAAATCAATGATGATTATTATCCTGAAATTTCCATTGAAACTGATGGTTTAACTCACGAATATTTAAATCATTACATCAAAGAAGCAAAAAATTTAGTTGATGCTTTAACAATGAGAAAAGCAACGCTTTATAAAATAGGACTCATGATAGTAGAATATCAATATGATTTTTTCATGGGTAAGGATATTAAGCCTATGACTTTTAAAGATTTAGCTCTTGATTTAGAGCGCAATGCCTCAACTATTTCAAGAGCGGTGGCAAATAAATACTTAAGTTGTGACAGGGGGCTTATTCCTTTGCGTGATTTTTTTGCTTTTGCGCTTGATGAAGAGGGTGAGACTTCAAATGTGGGCGTTAAGGACTTTGTCGCAAATTTAGTTAAAAATGAAAATCGTTTAAAACCTTTAAGTGATAGCAAAATTTTAGAATTGATTAAGAAAGAATTTAAAGTTGATATAGGACGACGCACTATTACTAAATATCGCCAACATTTAAATATACCAAGCTCAACAGATAGAAAAAAGTTATACGAGCTTGAGGGATAA
- a CDS encoding Lipopolysaccharide ABC transporter, ATP-binding protein LptB, with translation MSKLEIINLEKIIKKTKIIQGISLELNSGEVVGLLGPNGAGKTTTFYMICGLIAPSSGKVLLDGLDITKEPLNKRARLGIGYLPQESSIFKDLSVEDNLLLAAQIFYKDKKILHEKVEQMLELLSIEPIRLRKGLSLSGGERRRCEIARSLMCEPKFLLLDEPFAGVDPIAVAEIQSLINELKKLDIGILITDHNVRETLAICDRAYVIKSGSLLASGNAEEIANNKDVKKYYLGAEFKLLD, from the coding sequence ATGAGTAAACTAGAAATTATAAATTTGGAAAAAATCATTAAAAAAACAAAGATTATCCAAGGTATATCCTTAGAACTAAATAGCGGTGAAGTTGTAGGGCTCTTAGGGCCTAATGGAGCCGGAAAAACAACTACATTTTATATGATATGTGGACTTATAGCCCCAAGTAGCGGAAAAGTACTTTTGGATGGCTTGGATATTACTAAAGAGCCTTTAAATAAACGAGCAAGATTGGGTATAGGCTACTTGCCTCAAGAAAGCAGTATTTTTAAGGATTTAAGCGTTGAGGATAATTTGCTTTTAGCTGCTCAAATTTTTTATAAAGATAAGAAAATTTTACACGAAAAAGTGGAGCAAATGCTCGAACTTTTAAGCATAGAACCTATCCGTTTAAGAAAAGGTTTAAGCTTAAGTGGTGGGGAAAGAAGGCGATGTGAAATTGCAAGATCTTTGATGTGTGAGCCTAAATTCTTACTTCTTGATGAGCCTTTTGCTGGAGTAGATCCTATTGCAGTGGCTGAAATTCAAAGTCTTATCAATGAGCTTAAAAAGCTTGATATTGGAATTTTAATTACCGACCATAATGTTCGTGAAACTTTGGCAATTTGTGATAGAGCTTATGTGATAAAATCAGGCTCTTTGCTTGCAAGTGGAAATGCTGAAGAAATAGCAAATAACAAAGATGTTAAAAAATACTATTTAGGAGCGGAGTTTAAACTCCTTGATTGA
- a CDS encoding ATPase YjeE, predicted to have essential role in cell wall biosynthesis: protein MKEFVLAKNELNTMLQTLPKQGVVLLQGELASGKTSLVQAWVSFLNLDEKVDSPTFSIMQKYENQDICVYHYDIYQEGLEGLLKNGLFENFFEEGLHLVEWGDENLKKALLKLGIPTLEIKISLEDNKRKYVIHE from the coding sequence ATGAAAGAATTTGTTTTAGCCAAGAATGAACTAAACACAATGCTTCAAACTCTGCCAAAACAAGGTGTTGTTTTATTGCAAGGAGAATTAGCCAGTGGTAAAACAAGCCTAGTGCAAGCTTGGGTTAGCTTTTTAAATTTAGATGAAAAAGTAGATTCTCCTACCTTTTCCATCATGCAAAAATATGAAAATCAAGATATATGTGTTTATCATTATGATATATACCAAGAGGGTTTAGAAGGGCTTTTAAAAAACGGTTTGTTTGAGAATTTTTTTGAAGAGGGTTTGCATTTGGTTGAATGGGGAGATGAAAATTTAAAAAAAGCTTTGCTAAAACTTGGAATTCCTACCTTGGAAATAAAAATCAGCCTAGAAGATAATAAAAGAAAGTATGTAATTCATGAGTAA
- a CDS encoding Ribosome-associated heat shock protein implicated in the recycling of the 50S subunit (S4 paralog): MRVDKFLNAVNITKRRAISEDMCRSGVVGINGVIVKASKEVKIGDIISLHFTDYTQKYKVLALPTTKNIPKNAQSEYVIKL, translated from the coding sequence ATGAGAGTAGATAAATTTTTAAATGCGGTTAATATTACCAAAAGAAGAGCTATTTCTGAAGATATGTGTAGAAGTGGTGTAGTGGGGATTAACGGAGTGATAGTAAAGGCGAGCAAAGAGGTTAAAATAGGTGATATAATCAGTTTGCATTTTACTGATTATACGCAAAAATATAAGGTTTTAGCTCTGCCTACTACTAAAAATATTCCAAAAAATGCACAAAGTGAGTATGTGATAAAATTATGA